A stretch of the Arachis stenosperma cultivar V10309 chromosome 6, arast.V10309.gnm1.PFL2, whole genome shotgun sequence genome encodes the following:
- the LOC130934586 gene encoding uncharacterized protein LOC130934586: MEGILEDNPSSQDDSQPRRPISEHHEATNQAKIASTVHHANEDVTTDPQHPEKARDKAAQIIQDLCLRVQELEGKLSDREKHNNEHGSQATSRSRSHHGRLPIRQHNRRDGRSTSRNRRREKSPERRYDKKHHRSDSQDVNRQHDSDEDRRYQSTKRTRSDHTIMGATPFTEGILRAKLPKGFDKPTDMKYDGTKDPQEHLTAFEARMNLEGASDAVRCRAFPVTLAGPAIKWFNALPNGSITSFHDITRKFMAQFTTRITKAKHPISLLGVIQRQEESTRKYLDRFNDECLTVDGLTDSVASLCLTNGLMNEDFRKHLTTKPVWTMHEIQNVAKDYINDEEVSQVVAANKRQHAATQHGNPTPRHNAPPKENQRDHLKPTHRPPRIGKFSNYTPLTTSITEVYHQIADRGIIPRARPLKERTGGNKTLYCDYHRGYGHKTQDCYDLKDALEQAIRDGKLPEFVKIIREPRRADRDKSPEREGRNPRTQKPPRENTEEDPTIIVNVITGKDVPNKSKLTMKKDLKIMAVKNHDPVTIANSTITFLPEDCQHGTSAGDAPFVISARIGTGLVRRILVDTGADSNILFRGAFDKLGLRNDNLQTHRHGVTGLGDNFLKPDGSVTLPITIGTSNQRKTILSEFVVLKDSTAYNVILGRKTINDFSAVIFTKYLLMKFKADDGTIGTIHGDREVAAECDNNSLALRKKSRDAAGIFLADLDARLDGQPRPEPEGDMEKLQIGPTKDEYTFINRNLPHDLKEELSQLLKQNRDLFAFTPADMPGISPDLMSHHLAVDPLAKPVAQRRRKMSPDRAAEVQKQVKALLEANFIRELPYTTWLANVVLVKKTNGKWRIFMDAYSGYNQIPMHRPDEEKIAFITPDGTYCYKVMPFGLKNAGATYQRLVNKIFRNLTGNKIEVYIDDMLAKTESGEQLTDDLKVIMNTLRKHQMRLNPTKCAFGMEAGKFLGFMITQRGVEANPEKCRAVLEMTSPKNLKDIQKLTGRLTALSRFLGASAQKAIPFFKLMKKGIPFKWEKECEEAFQHFKKVLTEPPILAKPQTGETLYLYLSITEETIAAALVRENEKKEQKPIYFISKVLQDTEARYSRLEKLAFALLSASRRLRQYFQAHPITVRTDQTVKQVLQKPDLAGRMLAWSIELSQFQIRFEPRNAIKAQALADFIAEMTPTKLTPEPWKLHVDGSSNSTHGGAGIILENQNGITIEQSIRYDFPVSNNQAEYEALLAGLNLAREVGAKILEVNTDSQVVCSQINGSYQTRDPLLQQYLKKVSETKEGFENVSIHHVPRERNARADLLSKLASTKSGHGNRSLIQEVVKSPSVSTEINAHLTSSNRESWTYPILQYLRDGILPPDPKEERKIKREAANYTIIAGQLYKRGFSQPLLKCVESEDTEYILREIHEGCCGHHIGGKTLAQKIIRAGYFWPTIIRDSIQLTKSCDKCQKHANIHQAAPHQLSVISAERPFGSWGIDLVGPFPTAPGQLRYLIVAIDYYTKWIEAEPLASITATQCRKFVWRQIITRFGIPEVIISDNGTQFTDKKFRELLEGLHVSHRFSSVEHPQTNGQVESANKIIVKGLKKRLDEAKGLWADELGSVLWSYRTTPQTSTGETPFRLTYGVEAVIPVEIGDPSPRKTVGGNDEEAERDLIDEARSIAHVKELALKQRISLRYNHGVIRREFADNDLVLRRNNIGLPTPGEGKLAPNWEGPYRVKAVIGKGAYKLERLDGSEIPRTWNAANLRRYYT, translated from the exons ATGGAGGGCATCCTGGAGGATAACCCATCAAGCCAGGACGACTCCCAACCGCGACGTCCGATCTCAGAACACCATGAAGCCACAAACCAAGCAAAAATAGCAAGCACCGTCCACCACGCAAACGAGGACGTCACGACGGACCCACAACATCCCGAGAAAGCCAGGGACAAAGCGGCACAAATCATCCAGGATCTCTGTCTCCGAGTCCAAGAACTTGAAGGCAAGCTAAGCGACCGGGAAAAACACAATAACGAGCATGGAAGCCAGGCAACTTCCAGGTCAAGATCCCACCACGGAAGGTTGCCAATCCGGCAGCACAATAGGAGAGATGGTCGCAGCACCTCACGCAACCGCCGACGCGAAAAGTCGCCCGAACGACGATACGACAAGAAACACCATCGCAGCGATTCTCAGGATGTAAACCGTCAGCATGATTCAGACGAAGACCGGAGATACCAAAGCACCAAACGCACGAGAAGCGACCATACTATAATGGGAGCTACGCCCTTCACGGAAGGAATCTTAAGAGCAAAACTCCCCAAAGGTTTCGACAAACCCACCGACATGAAGTACGACGGAACCAAAGACCCTCAAGAGCACCTAACGGCCTTCGAGGCCAGAATGAACTTAGAAGGAGCATCCGACGCAGTCCGATGCAGAGCCTTCCCAGTAACCCTGGCCGGGCCAGCGATCAAATGGTTCAACGCCCTCCCAAACGGATCCATAACTAGCTTCCACGACATCACAAGAAAATTCATGGCCCAGTTCACAACCCGAATCACCAAAGCCAAACACCCTATCAGCCTGTTAGGGGTCATACAAAGGCAAGAAGAATCCACAAGAAAATACCTCGACCGCTTCAACGACGAATGCCTAACGGTCGACGGACTCACGGACTCCGTTGCCAGCCTCTGCCTAACTAACGGACTCATGAATGAAGACTTTCGCAAACATCTCACCACCAAACCAGTGTGGACCATGCACGAAATCCAGAACGTCGCCAAAGATTACATCAACGACGAGGAAGTCAGCCAGGTCGTCGCCGCCAACAAACGGCAGCACGCCGCCACCCAACACGGCAACCCGACTCCCCGTCATAACGCACCACCCAAAGAGAACCAACGAGACCACCTTAAACCAACCCACAGACCACCAAGAATAGGAAAATTTTCCAACTACACTCCCCTAACAACATCAATTACTGAGGTATACCACCAAATAGCAGACCGAGGCATCATCCCCAGAGCCCGACCACTCAAGGAAAGGACAGGAGGAAACAAAACCCTCTACTGCGACTATCACCGCGGATACGGCCACAAAACACAAGATTGTTACGATCTCAAAGACGCTCTTGAGCAAGCTATACGAGACGGCAAACTCCCCGAGTTCGTCAAAATCATCAGAGAACCAAGGCGCGCCGACAGAGACAAATCACCAGAAAGAGAAGGACGCAACCCAAGAACCCAAAAACCACCCAGGGAAAACACCGAAGAAGATCCGACCATCATAGTGAACGTCATCACGGGCAAAGACGTaccaaataaatcaaaactaaCAATGAAAAAAGACCTCAAGATAATGGCCGTCAAAAACCACGACCCAGTAACCATTGCCAACAGCACGATAACCTTCTTACCCGAGGACTGCCAGCACGGCACCTCGGCAGGAGATGCCCCCTTCGTCATATCAGCCCGAATCGGAACAGGACTAGTAAGAAGAATACTCGTGGACACGGGTGCCGACTCCAATATCCTCTTCCGAGgagccttcgacaaactcgggcTCCGCAACGACAACCTCCAAACGCATCGCCACGGCGTCACGGGCCTCGGAGATAACTTCCTCAAACCAGACGGCTCGGTCACCCTCCCCATCACCATAGGAACAAGCAATCAGAGAAAGACGATCCTATCCGAATTCGTCGTCCTAAAAGACTCCACAGCCTATAACGTCATTCTCGGGAGAAAAACAATTAACGACTTCTCGGCAGTCATCTTCACCAAATACCTCCTCATGAAATTCAAAGCCGATGACGGCACCATCGGAACCATTCACGGAGACCGAGAAGTTGCAGCCGAATGCGACAACAATAGCTTAGCTCTAAGGAAAAAATCCCGGGACGCGGCCGGAATATTCCTTGCCGACCTAGACGCACGGCTTGACGGCCAACCTAGACCGGAACCAGAAGGGGACATGGAAAAACTACAAATAGGGCCAACCAAAGATGAATACACGTTCATCAACAGAAACCTCCCACACGACCTTAAAGAAGAACTCTCTCAACTTTTGAAACAAAACAGAGACCTATTCGCATTCACaccagccgacatgccgggaATAAGTCCCGATCTAATGTCTCACCATCTGGCAGTAGACCCCCTAGCCAAACCCGTGGCGCAAAGAAGACGGAAAATGTCACCAGACCGAGCCGCCGAGGTCCAAAAACAAGTAAAGGCCCTGCTCGAAGCCAACTTCATCCGAGAACTCCCTTACACGACCTGGCTAGCCAACGTCGTACTAGTTAAAAAGACTaacgggaagtggcgaat cttcatggacgcatactccgGCTACAACCAGATCCCGATGCACCGACCAGACGAAGAAAAAATAGCATTCATCACCCCAGACGGAACCTACTGCTATAAAGTAATGCCCTTCGGCCTGAAAAACGCCGGAGCCACCTATCAGCGACTCGTAAACAAGATATTTCGCAACCTAACCGGGAACAAAATAGAAGTCTACATCGATGATATGCTCGCCAAAACGGAATCCGGGGAGCAACTAACCGACGATCTAAAGGTCATAATGAACACCTTGCGAAAGCACCAAATGCGACTCAACCCAACAAAGTGCGCTTTCGGAATGGAAGCAGGAAAATTCCTCGGATTCATGATCACACAACGCGGAGTTGAGGCAAACCCGGAAAAATGCCGTGCCGTCCTGGAGATGACAAGTCCCAAGAACCTCAAAGATATCCAAAAGCTCACCGGCCGACTAACCGCACTATCCCGGTTCCTCGGAGCCTCGGCACAAAAGGCAATTCCTTTTTTCAAACTTATGAAAAAAGGGATTCCGTTCAAATGGGAGAAAGAATGCGAAGAAGCTTTCCAACACTTCAAAAAGGTCCTAACAGAACCTCCAATCCTTGCAAAACCTCAAACAGGGGAAACACTATACTTGTACCTCTCCATAACGGAAGAAACAATCGCAGCAGCACTCGTCCGAGAAAACGAGAAAAAGGAACAAAAACCCATATACTTCATAAGCAAGGTGCTACAAGACACGGAAGCCCGTTATTCACGACTAGAAAAACTGGCTTTCGCACTCCTCTCGGCATCCCGACGACTACGACAATACTTCCAGGCCCACCCCATAACGGTCCGAACCGACCAAACGGTCAAACAAGTATTACAAAAACCCGACCTAGCAGGAAGAATGCTAGCATGGTCCATCGAGCTATCCCAATTCCAGATCAGGTTCGAGCCCCGAAACGCCATCAAAGCACAAGCcttggccgacttcatcgccgAAATGACTCCGACGAAGCTGACACCCGAACCATGGAAACTGCACGTCGATGGCTCATCAAACTCCACTCACGGAGGCGCCGGAATCATACTCGAAAACCAAAATGGGATCACAATTGAACAATCAATAAGATACGACTTTCCAGTatcaaacaaccaagcagaatacgaagcccttTTGGCAGGCCTAAACCTAGCTCGGGAAGTCGGCGCCAAGATACTCGAGGTTAACACCGATTCCCAGGTGGTATGCTCCCAAATCAACGGGAGCTACCAAACCCGGGACCCCCTGCTCCAACAATACCTTAAAAAAGTAAGTGAAACAAAAGAAGGATTCGAAAACGTCTCCATACATCACGTCCCCAGGGAACGAAACGCCAGGGCGGATCTACTTTCCAAACTAGCCAGCACGAAGTCAGGACACGGCAACAGATCGCTAATCCAGGAGGTCGTTAAGTCGCCTTCCGTATCAACGGAAATCAACGCACACCTAACATCCTCAAATCGGGAATCTTGGACATACCCGATCTTGCAATATCTCCGCGACGGAATCCTACCACCAGACCcgaaagaagagaggaagatAAAAAGAGAAGCCGCTAACTACACCATCATAGCAGGACAGCTATACAAACGCGGATTCTCGCAACCCCTACTCAAATGTGTAGAATCCGAGGACACGGAATATATACTCCGCGAAATCCACGAAGGCTGCTGCGGTCACCACATCGGAGGAAAAACGCTAGCCCAAAAAATCATCAGGGCCGGCTACTTCTGGCCCACAATCATTCGAGATTccatacaactcacaaaaaGCTGCGACAAATGCCAAAAGCATGCCAATATCCACCAAGCCGCCCCACACCAACTCAGCGTTATATCGGCTGAACGGCCATTCGGCAGTTGGGGAATCGACCTCGTCGGGCCCTTCCCCACGGCACCCGGCCAACTTAGATATCTCATCGTCGCCATAgactactacaccaaatggattGAAGCCGAACCCCTGGCCTCCATCACGGCAACCCAATGCCGGAAATTCGTCTGGCGACAGATCATTACTCGGTTCGGAATTCCCGAAGTCATCATCTCCGACAACGGAACCCAATTCACAGACAAAAAATTCAGAGAACTCTTAGAAGGATTGCACGTATCCCATCGCTTCAGCTCGGTAGAACATCCCCAAACAAACGGACAGGTGGAATCCGCCAACAAAATTATCGTCAAAGGACTTAAGAAACGACTTGACGAAGCCAAGGGATTGTGGGCAGACGAGTTGGGATCAGTCCTATGGTCATACCGAACAACACCCCAAACAAGCACGGGAGAAACGCCCTTCCGACTCACATACGGCGTAGAAGCTGTCATCCCAGTAGAAATCGGAGACCCCAGCCCCAGAAAAACGGTTGGAGGTAACGACGAAGAAGCAGAACGAGACCTCATAGACGAGGCAAGAAGCATAGCCCACGTCAAAGAATTAGCACTCAAACAAAGGATCAGCCTAAGGTATAATCACGGCGTCATCCGACGAGAATTCGCGGACAACGACCTCGTCCTACGACGAAACAACATCGGCCTCCCGAccccaggagaaggaaagctcgcacCCAACTGGGAAGGACCATACAGGGTCAAGGCCGTAATAGGAAAAGGAGCGTATAAACTCGAACGACTAGACGGCAGCGAAATACCAAGAACTTGGAACGCGGCCAACCTACGAAGATACTATACTTAA
- the LOC130934585 gene encoding uncharacterized protein LOC130934585, whose amino-acid sequence MEGTTNLVVYRDGEIIRNTHEGVRFVCQNPFSFVVPCTMTFMELQNGLCQSMENGTLMRVSKILYRNPVVVFGGLIQFDTMPITDEVTMHNMFQIHRQTQMRQPHIELYVEFETVEAEGIQNELEVEDDRAAVYEGMNSDSEEDFEATYEAGDEDEDGDVGVEKAADNVVVHPSISQPMNVPPFMRELDLDAMHAPEFLEYSNIGVADPEDGEFRIGVEYSSRKSVVAAIRSYTIARGVDYEVYESEPQTFYAKCKMYGRGCDWLIRASLIRKKGCWEIRRYNGRHTCTTGVISQDHSKLDSDTVAEAIRPLVETDPSIKVKTIIAEVQSRFNYTISYRKAWLAKQKSIAKVFGDWEESYQALPWWLSVMVQKIPGSVVQIETRPLYNGNEEAQGVKILHRVFWSFNQCVRAFRHCKPLVQVDGTHLYGKYKGTLLVAVAQDGNQNIVPIAFALVEGETADAWHFFLRNLRMHVVRKDGVGMISDRHESIRAAVNRSGSDWQPPRAWWMFCIRHIGSNFLRAFKVPHLQKLVVNIGYSRTVEEYNINYKRLEERGEAYARWCDAIGLRHWVLAFDEGHRWGHMTTNLVECINSVLKGARNLPVLALVRATYYRLNELFVRKSAESYERKRAGYTYSVFAQRRIEASMQQAGNIVVHRFDRRNEVFEVRKMTSGKVLVIDLARRTCDCGHFQVERIPCRHVIACCANQRIDWHVYVHDVYKMTEVRKVYKFEFSPLGDAETWPAYEGPTLVANPALRRTTKGRPKLTRYLNEMDSRDMRGPRICRLCGAQGHSRSRCPQRAGSSGGGE is encoded by the exons ATGGAGGGTACTACAAACTTGGTAGTGTATCGCGACGGTGAGATAATACGTAATACTCATGAGGGAGTGAGGTTTGTGTGCCAGAATCCGTTTTCGTTTGTGGTTCCATGCACCATGACGTTTATGGAACTTCAGAATGGTCTCTGTCAAAGCATGGAGAACGGAACGTTAATGAGAGTGAGCAAAATTCTGTACCGGAATCCGGTTGTAGTTTTTGGTGGTCTAATACAGTTTGATACCATGCCAATTACTGACGAAGTGACTATGCATAATATGTTTCAAATTCACCGGCAGACGCAGATGCGACAGCCACATATTGAGCtgtatgttgagtttgaaaCCGTAGAAGCAGAAGGGATTCAAAATGAATTAGAGGTGGAGGATGATAGAGCAGCAGTGTACGAGGGAATGAATAGTGACAGCGAAGAGGACTTCGAAGCTACTTATGAAGCCGGCGACGAAGACGAGGATGGTGATGTGGGAGTTGAGAAAGCAGCTGATAATGTAGTGGTTCACCCATCGATCAGTCAACCGATGAACGTGCCACCTTTTATGCGTGAGTTGGATCTCGACGCCATGCATGCACCGGAGTTTCTGGAATATTCAAACATAG GCGTTGCTGATCCCGAGGACGGAGAGTTCCGGATTGGAGTGGAATACAGTTCTAGAAAGTCGGTCGTGGCAGCAATTAGAAGTTACACTATCGCTAGAGGAGTTGACTACGAAGTGTATGAGTCTGAGCCACAAACGTTCTATGCAAAATGCAAGATGTACGGGCGTGGGTGCGACTGGCTTATCCGAGCCAGCTTGATACGGAAAAAAGGTTGTTGGGAGATACGCAGATACAACGGTAGGCACACGTGCACAACTGGAGTGATTTCACAGGATCATTCCAAGTTGGACTCGGACACAGTTGCTGAGGCTATAAGGCCATTGGTCGAGACTGACCCGTCCATAAAGGTGAAAACTATAATAGCCGAAGTCCAGTCAAGGTTCAACTATACCATCAGTTACCGAAAGGCTTGGTTGGCAAAACAGAAGTCCATAGCGAAAGTTTTCGGTGATTGGGAGGAGAGTTACCAAGCCTTGCCGTGGTGGCTCTCGGTTATGGTTCAGAAGATTCCAGGGTCAGTTGTCCAGATAGAAACACGCCCACTCTACAATGGGAATGAAGAGGCTCAAGGGGTAAAAATACTTCATCGCGTATTTTGGAGTTTCAATCAATGCGTTAGGGCATTCAGGCATTGCAAACCCCTAGTACAGGTTGACGGAACACACCTATATGGAAAGTACAAAGGTACACTTCTGGTCGCTGTTGCACAGGATGGGAACCAGAACATTGTGCCTATTGCTTTTGCTTTAGTGGAAGGGGAGACAGCTGATGCGTGGCACTTCTTTCTAAGGAATCTGCGAATGCATGTTGTCAGAAAAGATGGTGTGGGTATGATCTCGGACCGGCATGAGTCAATTCGGGCAGCGGTAAATCGTTCCGGAAGTGACTGGCAACCTCCAAGAGCATGGTGGATGTTTTGTATAAGGCACATCGGCAGCAACTTCCTACGCGCATTCAAAGTCCCTCACTTGCAGAAGCTTGTGGTCAATATTGGGTATTCAAGAACGGTGGAGGAGTATAACATCAACTATAAGAGGTTGGAAGAGCGAGGTGAGGCATATGCCAGGTGGTGCGATGCCATTGGGCTTAGACATTGGGTATTGGCATTCGACGAGGGACATCGTTGGGGCCATATGACGACGAACCTTGTCGAGTGCATTAACTCAGTGTTGAAGGGTGCCCGTAATCTACCTGTGTTGGCACTAGTTCGAGCAACATATTATCGGTTAAATGAACTTTTTGTGCGGAAGAGTGCTGAGTCTTACGAACGCAAACGTGCGGGATATACTTATTCCGTATTCGCACAGCGGCGGATAGAGGCAAGTATGCAACAGGCTGGGAATATAGTTGTGCACCGTTTTGACAGACGGAATGAAGTATTTGAGGTGCGCAAAATGACTAGCGGAAAGGTGTTAGTCATTGATCTTGCACGACGTACGTGTGACTGTGGGCACTTTCAGGTAGAACGAATACCATGTCGTCATGTTATTGCTTGCTGTGCTAACCAGCGAATCGATTGGCACGTGTATGTGCATGACGTGTACAAGATGACAGAGGTTCGTAAGGTATATAAATTTGAGTTCTCACCGTTAGGTGATGCCGAGACATGGCCTGCGTATGAGGGACCCACATTGGTCGCTAATCCCGCCTTGAGACGAACGACAAAAGGTCGACCAAAATTGACCAGATACTTGAACGAAATGGACTCACGCGACATGCGTGGTCCTCGAATCTGCCGTCTCTGTGGTGCTCAGGGACATAGTCGGAGTCGATGTCCTCAGCGTGCCGGATCGAGTGGTGGGGGGGAATga
- the LOC130934584 gene encoding putative fasciclin-like arabinogalactan protein 20, giving the protein MEEKQHSTACNLLYLITYFTLLLLPTAATTATDINVLRCLILLQRLPIENISSLPPNFIFPTLNRTPPLDVNGFIERNYYVSETSLFPTTSLPYFAIDNSFFNISPVPEISLLEPVRNNADPFAAVARVLKDYGCSCMATFLDAQLSKEYRNGTNFTIFAPLDVAFPEAVKRNISYYSAIFRKHVVPRLLTWRDLISLPDNTLLPTLFSNDYSIRVTVSWMVRYVNGVLVVVPDMHRSDFVVVHGIRRLLDNTIV; this is encoded by the coding sequence ATGGAAGAGAAACAACATTCCACCGCATGCAACCTTCTTTACCTCATCACCTATTTcaccctcctcctcctccccACTGCCGCAACCACCGCCACCGACATCAACGTCCTCCGATGCCTCATCCTCCTCCAAAGGCTCCCAATCGAAAACATCTCGTCTCTCCCACCAAACTTCATCTTTCCCACCCTCAACAGAACCCCCCCTCTCGATGTAAATGGATTTATCGAAAGAAACTACTATGTGTCCGAAACCTCCCTCTTCCCCACCACATCCTTACCCTACTTTGCCATCGACAATAGCTTCTTCAACATATCCCCAGTTCCAGAAATATCCCTCCTCGAACCCGTCCGCAATAACGCTGATCCGTTTGCCGCCGTAGCTCGCGTCTTAAAAGATTATGGCTGCTCCTGTATGGCCACGTTTCTTGATGCTCAGCTGTCTAAAGAGTACCGTAACGGCACCAATTTCACGATCTTTGCGCCGTTAGACGTGGCGTTTCCTGAAGCCGTCAAGAGGAACATCAGCTATTACTCCGCGATCTTCCGCAAGCACGTCGTGCCGAGGCTGCTTACGTGGCGCGACCTGATTAGTCTCCCGGACAACACTCTACTGCCGACGTTATTCTCCAACGATTATTCAATCAGAGTGACGGTTTCATGGATGGTGCGGTATGTCAATGGCGTTTTGGTCGTCGTTCCGGACATGCATCGTAGCGATTTCGTCGTCGTTCATGGAATCCGTAGATTGCTTGATAACACCATAGTGTAA
- the LOC130935661 gene encoding ribonucleoside-diphosphate reductase small chain translates to MPAIPEEPLLAPNPDRFCMFPIQYPEIWEMYKKAEASFWTAEEVDLSGDLRHWESLTDGERHFITHVLAFFAASDGIVLENLAGRFMKEVQVAEARAFYGFQIAIENIHSEMYSLLLETYIKDSSEKNRLFHAIETVPCVKKKAEWALRWIDGSESFAERIVAFACVEGIFFSGSFCSIFWLKKRGLMPGLTFSNELISRDEGLHCDFACLLYSLLRKKLPEERVKGIVKDAVDIEREFVCDALPCALVGMNGDLMSQYIEFVADRLLVALGCKKVYNVQNPFDWMELISLQGKTNFFEKRVGEYQKASVMSSLNGHGGVHVFKMDEDF, encoded by the coding sequence ATGCCTGCAATTCCAGAAGAGCCACTCCTTGCTCCAAACCCTGACAGATTCTGCATGTTCCCAATCCAATACCCTGAGATATGGGAAATGTACAAGAAAGCGGAGGCATCGTTCTGGACAGCGGAGGAAGTTGACCTTTCCGGCGACCTCCGCCACTGGGAATCTCTCACCGACGGCGAGCGCCACTTTATCACTCACGTCCTTGCCTTCTTCGCCGCATCCGACGGCATCGTCCTGGAGAATCTCGCCGGAAGGTTCATGAAGGAGGTTCAGGTCGCCGAGGCACGCGCCTTCTACGGCTTCCAGATCGCAATCGAGAACATCCACTCAGAGATGTACAGCCTCCTTCTCGAAACTTACATCAAAGACTCATCAGAGAAGAATCGTCTCTTCCACGCAATTGAGACCGTTCCTTGCGTAAAGAAGAAAGCCGAGTGGGCCCTACGATGGATCGATGGCTCAGAATCGTTCGCGGAACGCATCGTCGCGTTCGCCTGCGTCGAAGGGATCTTCTTCTCCGGGAGCTTCTGCTCGATATTTTGGCTGAAAAAGCGCGGGTTAATGCCAGGTTTAACCTTCTCGAACGAGTTGATCTCGCGAGATGAAGGCCTCCACTGCGATTTCGCGTGCTTGCTGTActctcttctgaggaagaagctcCCTGAGGAGCGTGTGAAGGGGATCGTGAAGGACGCCGTGGATATAGAGAGGGAGTTTGTGTGCGACGCGCTTCCTTGCGCGTTGGTAGGAATGAACGGAGACCTGATGAGTCAGTATATTGAGTTCGTTGCAGATCGGTTGCTGGTGGCGCTTGGGTGCAAGAAGGTGTACAATGTTCAGAACCCTTTTGATTGGATGGAGCTTATTTCGCTTCAGGGGAAGACCAACTTCTTTGAAAAGCGTGTTGGGGAGTACCAGAAGGCTTCGGTTATGTCAAGCTTGAACGGTCACGGTGGTGTCCACGTGTTCAAGATGGATGAGGACTTTTAA
- the LOC130935662 gene encoding uncharacterized protein LOC130935662: MAAELQSTEMMSREQLLQVFDRFNFLTSQPDVKKRIADAVHNDKQEAVAMTTAIQEEIFLEMGIDPSFGIACLGQITTVYENDRDLVIQFYKFLAKEEMACDEAELGEEEFAEKLKNQQKLQELQLEMLKYMRKFHLDDQSAILEKLHQQMENGDYESETSILSPEVIEEFVQRKVSPVFKPR, from the exons ATGGCCGCTGAGCTACAGAGCACTGAGATGATGTCCAGAGAACAGCTCTTGCAAGTTTTTGATCGATTCAATTTCCTTACTTCTCAACCTG ACgtgaagaaaagaattgcaGATGCCGTACATAATGATAAGCAG GAAGCTGTTGCTATGACTACCGCAATACAGGAAGAGATATTTTTGGAGATGGGTATTG ATCCAAGCTTTGGTATTGCATGCCTTGGACAAATTACTACTGTGTATGAGAATGATCGGGATTTGGTAATTCAATTTTATAAGTTCCTTGCAAA agaagagATGGCCTGTGATGAAGCAGagcttggagaagaagaatttgcAGAAAAACTGAAAAATCAACAAAAGCTTCAGGAACtg CAACTGGAGATGCTGAAGTACATGCGGAAATTTCACTTGGACGATCAATCGGCTATccttgagaag TTACACCAGCAGATGGAAAATGGCGATTATGAGAGCGAGACGTCAATTTTGTCACCTGAGGTGATTGAAGAGTTTGTTCAGAGGAAGGTCTCCCCTGTGTTCAAGCCAAGGTAG